One window of Sinorhizobium fredii NGR234 genomic DNA carries:
- a CDS encoding peptidylprolyl isomerase, with the protein MLDSLRNAAQTRIVKGLLAILILSFMVWGGQTLMVTGTSDAVVTVGDVKVSTSDYRLAYERQLSLLSRQLGTPLTRQQARAFGVEAQVYSQLVAGAALDQLAEDMNLGLSEDRLARLIGEDPAFHGANGQFDRMTFSSVLRNAGLTEQDYIKNRSQVAVRSQIVDALSDGFAAPAILVDAVGKYRHETRTIDYLLLSNANIDAVKAPGDDVLAPWFESHKANYRAPEYRKFSYIKLEPEDLVVNDAVTDEELRADYEKRKESFRTAATRTIEQLAFPSREAADAGAAKLSAGTSFDDLVKAEGKSAADVLLGDFTKERMPDQKAAEAAFAVASDGGVTPVVEGAFGPVILRVTNIRQETVRSFDEVKEELRKDIALSVARDQLVGLHDKIEDERAAGATVKEVADQLKLKLATVDAIDATGKDQNGDDVTGLPEQRALLQDVFKAEVGLETLAVHIGRDGYAWFDLEEVIPARDRTLDEVRDEVAADWTAEQQRVALAAKAAELKDRVKKGAKLADIAGELGLVVETKTGLSRSTQDAALSEAAIAAAFGGPNGHVANAAGMGSEGQILMQVTAVDDSAPANALDNDSRQIEAIARASGDDILDQMVATLQSVYGVSINQTLAEQALAQR; encoded by the coding sequence ATGCTCGACTCCCTGAGAAACGCCGCCCAGACGCGGATCGTCAAAGGCCTCCTGGCCATTCTCATCCTCTCCTTCATGGTGTGGGGCGGTCAGACCTTGATGGTTACCGGCACGTCCGATGCGGTGGTGACGGTCGGCGACGTGAAGGTCTCCACCAGCGACTATCGGCTTGCCTATGAGCGCCAATTGAGCCTGCTTTCGCGGCAGCTCGGAACGCCGCTGACGCGGCAGCAGGCCCGCGCGTTCGGCGTGGAGGCGCAGGTGTATTCGCAGCTCGTCGCAGGCGCCGCTCTCGATCAGCTTGCCGAAGACATGAATCTCGGCCTCTCCGAAGACCGGCTCGCCAGGCTGATCGGCGAGGATCCCGCCTTTCACGGCGCCAACGGCCAATTCGATCGGATGACCTTCTCGAGCGTGCTGCGCAATGCCGGATTGACCGAGCAGGACTACATCAAGAACCGCAGCCAGGTGGCGGTTCGCTCGCAGATCGTCGACGCGCTCTCGGACGGGTTCGCGGCGCCGGCGATCCTGGTCGATGCCGTCGGCAAGTACCGTCATGAAACGCGTACCATCGACTACCTGCTGCTCTCGAATGCAAATATCGATGCGGTCAAGGCGCCGGGCGACGATGTCCTCGCTCCCTGGTTCGAAAGCCACAAGGCGAATTATCGCGCGCCGGAATATCGGAAGTTCAGCTATATCAAGCTCGAACCCGAGGATCTGGTTGTGAACGACGCGGTCACCGACGAAGAGTTGCGCGCCGACTACGAAAAGCGCAAAGAGAGCTTCCGCACCGCGGCAACGAGAACAATCGAGCAGCTCGCCTTCCCGTCTCGCGAAGCGGCCGACGCGGGCGCCGCCAAGCTTTCTGCCGGCACCTCTTTCGACGATCTCGTCAAGGCCGAGGGCAAGAGCGCGGCGGATGTTCTCCTCGGCGATTTCACCAAGGAGCGGATGCCGGATCAGAAAGCCGCCGAAGCCGCCTTCGCTGTCGCGTCGGATGGCGGCGTTACGCCCGTCGTCGAAGGCGCCTTCGGCCCCGTCATCCTGCGCGTGACGAATATTCGCCAGGAAACTGTTCGCAGCTTCGATGAAGTCAAGGAGGAGTTGCGCAAGGACATCGCGCTTTCCGTGGCACGCGATCAGCTCGTCGGGCTGCATGACAAGATCGAGGACGAAAGAGCTGCCGGCGCGACCGTCAAGGAGGTCGCCGACCAGCTGAAGCTCAAGCTCGCAACGGTCGACGCGATCGATGCCACCGGCAAGGACCAGAATGGCGACGATGTGACCGGCCTTCCGGAGCAGCGCGCCCTTCTCCAGGACGTGTTCAAGGCCGAGGTCGGCCTCGAGACGCTGGCCGTCCATATCGGCCGCGACGGCTATGCCTGGTTCGACCTCGAAGAGGTGATCCCTGCCCGCGACCGAACGCTCGACGAGGTTCGCGACGAGGTGGCTGCCGACTGGACGGCCGAGCAGCAGCGGGTGGCGCTTGCAGCCAAGGCGGCCGAATTGAAGGATCGGGTCAAGAAGGGCGCGAAGCTCGCCGACATCGCGGGCGAACTCGGCCTTGTCGTCGAAACGAAGACCGGATTGAGCCGGTCCACGCAGGACGCCGCCTTGAGTGAGGCCGCCATCGCGGCTGCCTTCGGCGGACCGAACGGGCATGTCGCCAATGCCGCCGGCATGGGCAGCGAAGGCCAGATCCTCATGCAGGTGACGGCCGTCGACGACAGTGCGCCCGCCAACGCCCTCGACAACGACAGCCGCCAGATCGAAGCGATCGCCCGCGCCAGCGGCGACGACATTCTCGATCAGATGGTCGCAACGCTGCAATCGGTCTATGGCGTATCCATCAACCAGACGCTTGCCGAGCAGGCATTGGCGCAACGCTGA
- a CDS encoding Na/Pi cotransporter family protein — translation MQSTIVMVNLFGAVALLLFGLSLVKEGVTRAFGSRLRAGLARGTNGSLRAFATGLVATLALQSSTATALMTASFVEKGLVRSRMAQIVLLGANIGTAITAWIVAIGIGWLAPLFILAGVMMHRMSQSSARQGGGFALVGIGLMLLSLELLGTATEPMRESEALAAFLGMLDNAWPVAMLIAAGLAFASSSSLAIVMLVLSLSSAGVLSTGLTVALVLGANLGGAIPPVIATLAAAPGARRVTIGNLVVRGVGCLIALPLAGLYADMLQSLPLPRQKLPVDVHLLFNLAVALIAWPFSGLLSRMMNRLVPDEEVSETGPRYLDDAALDTPVMALSGATREVLRVGDLIEAMLLRTSAAFNKNDLGELNDIGKMEKQVDLLQQEVKIFLSRLGRDGLSEEDGRRSIVIIDYAINLEHMGDIIEKGICEQIRKKVTNGLKFSDEGYHELKNLFDLTLDNLRIAQTIFVSRNADLARHLIEVKVDVRHMEKRSAERHLERLRDGLLESLQTSSLHLDMLRDLKRINAHVASVAYPIVEESGLLTESRLRPQA, via the coding sequence ATGCAATCCACCATCGTAATGGTCAATCTCTTCGGAGCCGTCGCGCTGCTCCTGTTCGGTCTTTCACTGGTGAAGGAGGGGGTGACGCGCGCCTTCGGATCGCGGTTGCGGGCCGGTCTGGCACGGGGAACGAATGGTTCGCTGCGCGCCTTCGCAACAGGACTCGTCGCCACGCTTGCCCTGCAAAGCTCCACGGCCACGGCCCTGATGACCGCATCCTTCGTCGAGAAGGGCCTGGTGCGGTCGCGCATGGCGCAGATCGTGCTGCTGGGCGCCAACATTGGCACGGCCATCACGGCCTGGATCGTTGCAATCGGCATCGGCTGGCTGGCGCCCCTGTTCATTCTGGCGGGCGTCATGATGCACCGAATGAGCCAGTCGAGCGCGCGCCAGGGGGGCGGCTTTGCACTGGTCGGCATCGGCCTGATGCTTCTGTCGCTCGAACTGCTCGGCACGGCGACGGAGCCGATGCGCGAGTCCGAGGCCCTGGCGGCCTTTCTGGGCATGCTCGACAACGCCTGGCCGGTCGCCATGCTGATTGCGGCTGGCCTGGCTTTCGCCTCGTCGTCGAGCCTCGCCATCGTCATGCTCGTCCTGTCGTTGTCATCCGCTGGCGTTCTCTCCACGGGGCTGACCGTTGCCCTGGTGCTCGGCGCCAATCTGGGCGGCGCAATCCCACCGGTCATCGCGACGCTGGCCGCGGCGCCCGGTGCCCGCCGCGTCACGATCGGCAATCTGGTCGTGCGCGGCGTCGGATGTCTGATCGCACTTCCACTGGCCGGTCTCTACGCGGACATGCTGCAGAGCCTGCCGCTGCCGCGACAGAAGCTGCCTGTCGATGTCCATCTTCTTTTCAACCTGGCCGTCGCGTTGATCGCCTGGCCCTTTTCGGGCCTGCTGTCCCGGATGATGAACCGCCTGGTTCCGGATGAAGAGGTGAGCGAGACAGGGCCGCGCTATCTTGACGACGCGGCGCTCGATACGCCCGTCATGGCGCTTTCCGGCGCGACGCGGGAGGTGCTTCGGGTCGGAGACCTGATCGAGGCCATGCTGCTGCGCACGTCGGCCGCCTTCAACAAGAATGACCTCGGTGAACTCAACGACATCGGCAAGATGGAAAAGCAGGTCGATCTGCTGCAGCAGGAGGTGAAGATTTTCCTGTCGCGGTTGGGGCGAGACGGGCTCAGCGAGGAGGACGGACGCCGTTCGATCGTCATCATCGACTATGCGATCAATCTCGAGCACATGGGCGATATCATCGAGAAGGGTATTTGCGAGCAGATCCGCAAGAAAGTGACGAACGGCCTGAAGTTTTCCGACGAAGGCTATCACGAACTGAAGAACCTGTTCGATCTCACCCTCGACAACTTGCGGATCGCCCAGACGATTTTCGTCTCCCGCAACGCGGACCTCGCCCGGCACCTCATCGAGGTCAAGGTCGATGTGCGCCATATGGAAAAACGCTCCGCCGAACGACATCTGGAGCGCCTCCGCGACGGCCTGCTTGAAAGCCTGCAGACGAGTTCGCTGCATCTCGACATGCTGCGGGATCTGAAGCGCATCAACGCGCACGTTGCCTCTGTCGCCTATCCGATCGTCGAAGAGAGCGGTCTTTTGACGGAGAGCCGGTTGCGGCCACAGGCATGA
- the glmU gene encoding bifunctional UDP-N-acetylglucosamine diphosphorylase/glucosamine-1-phosphate N-acetyltransferase GlmU has product MERTCLAIILAAGESTRMKSAMSKVLHPVAGRPMIAHVVDALASASITDVALVVGRDAEAVSTAASTGSVTVSSFLQKERLGTAHAVLAARAAIEKGYDDVLVVFGDTPLITAAPLTAARERLAEGNDVVVIGFETADPTGYGRLIVKDGELLAIREHKDASEEERRITYCNGGLMAISGSKALDLLGRIGNANVKGEYYLTDLVEIVRSLGGRAIAVEAPEEELTGCNTRAELAYIERLWQQRRRQELMLAGVSMVAPETVFLAWDTELAEDVLVEPNVVFGPGVRVESGAVIHAFSHVEGAHVRAGATVGPFARLRPGADLGPKSKVGNFCEVKKAEIGAGAKVNHLTYIGDAFVGAGSNIGAGTITCNYDGVNKHVTRIGENTFIGSNASLVAPVSIGSGALVASGSVITEDVPADAVAFGRARQEIKPGRAPILRQRYEAEKAARKKVKAAE; this is encoded by the coding sequence ATGGAACGGACTTGCCTGGCGATCATCCTGGCGGCGGGCGAAAGCACGCGGATGAAATCGGCCATGTCGAAGGTGCTGCATCCGGTGGCGGGCAGGCCGATGATTGCGCATGTCGTCGACGCCCTGGCAAGCGCATCCATTACCGACGTGGCCCTGGTTGTCGGCCGCGACGCGGAAGCGGTGTCGACTGCCGCCAGCACAGGCTCTGTTACCGTTTCCTCCTTCCTGCAAAAGGAACGGCTTGGTACGGCGCATGCCGTTCTTGCCGCGCGCGCGGCGATCGAGAAGGGCTATGACGACGTCCTGGTCGTCTTCGGCGATACGCCGCTGATCACCGCCGCGCCGCTCACGGCCGCGCGCGAACGGTTGGCGGAAGGCAACGATGTGGTCGTCATCGGCTTCGAAACCGCGGATCCGACCGGCTACGGCCGCCTGATCGTCAAGGACGGGGAACTGCTCGCCATCCGGGAACACAAGGACGCGTCCGAGGAGGAGCGCCGCATCACCTATTGCAACGGCGGCCTGATGGCGATCAGCGGCAGCAAGGCGCTCGACCTCCTCGGCCGCATCGGCAACGCCAACGTCAAGGGCGAATACTACCTGACCGACCTCGTCGAGATCGTCCGCTCGCTCGGCGGCCGGGCGATCGCCGTCGAGGCGCCGGAGGAAGAACTCACCGGCTGCAATACACGGGCCGAACTCGCCTACATCGAACGTCTTTGGCAGCAACGCCGCCGCCAGGAACTGATGCTTGCCGGGGTTTCCATGGTCGCGCCGGAGACGGTCTTCCTCGCCTGGGACACCGAACTTGCCGAGGATGTCCTGGTGGAGCCGAACGTCGTCTTCGGTCCCGGGGTGCGCGTCGAGAGTGGCGCCGTCATCCATGCGTTCTCGCATGTCGAGGGCGCCCATGTCCGCGCAGGGGCGACGGTCGGCCCCTTCGCCCGTCTTCGTCCGGGCGCCGATCTCGGCCCCAAGTCGAAGGTCGGCAACTTCTGCGAGGTGAAGAAAGCGGAAATCGGCGCGGGTGCCAAGGTGAACCACCTTACCTATATCGGCGATGCATTCGTCGGCGCCGGCTCGAACATCGGTGCGGGCACCATCACCTGCAACTATGACGGCGTGAACAAGCACGTCACGCGGATCGGCGAAAATACCTTCATCGGCTCGAACGCGTCGCTCGTCGCTCCCGTTTCGATCGGCAGCGGGGCGCTCGTCGCCTCTGGCAGCGTGATCACCGAGGACGTGCCGGCCGATGCCGTTGCGTTCGGCCGGGCGCGGCAGGAGATCAAGCCCGGCCGCGCTCCCATTTTAAGGCAGCGCTATGAGGCTGAAAAAGCAGCGAGGAAGAAGGTCAAAGCGGCCGAGTAG
- the glmS gene encoding glutamine--fructose-6-phosphate transaminase (isomerizing), which yields MCGIVGIVGQQPVSERLVDALKRLEYRGYDSAGVATIDGGALDRRRAEGKLVNLEARLKEEPLAGSIGIAHTRWATHGAPTERNAHPHFTDGVAVVHNGIIENFSELKDELAEAGAEFQTETDTEVVAQLLARFRRDGMGRREAMHAMLKRVRGAYALAVLFQDDPSTIMAARNGPPLAIGHGNGEMFLGSDAIALAPFTNEITYLVDGDWAVIGKSGVHIFDMDGKVITRPRQVSTAAAYMVDKGNHRHFMEKEIYEQPEVISHALSHYINFIDHRVLPVSDAIDFAKVPSLAISACGTAYLAGLIGKYWFERYARLPVEIDVASEFRYREIPLSPQSAALFISQSGETADTLASLRYCKEHGLKIGAVVNTRESTIARESDAVFPILAGPEIGVASTKAFTCQLAVLAALAVGAGRARGTVSEEEEQALVRSLAEMPRVMGQVLNSIQPKIEFLARELSKCRDVLYLGRGTSFPLAMEGALKLKEISYIHAEGYAAGELKHGPIALIDENMPVIVIAPHDRFFDKTVSNMQEVAARGGRIILITDEKGAAASKLDTMHTIVLPNVDEIVAPMIFSLPVQLLAYHTAVFMGTDVDQPRNLAKSVTVE from the coding sequence ATGTGCGGGATTGTGGGTATCGTCGGGCAGCAGCCGGTTTCGGAGCGGCTGGTCGATGCGTTGAAACGCCTGGAGTACCGGGGCTATGATTCGGCCGGCGTCGCGACAATCGATGGTGGAGCGCTGGACCGCCGACGCGCCGAGGGAAAGCTCGTCAATCTTGAGGCGAGGCTGAAAGAGGAGCCGCTGGCCGGTAGCATCGGCATCGCCCATACGCGCTGGGCAACCCACGGGGCGCCGACCGAACGGAATGCCCATCCGCACTTCACCGACGGCGTCGCCGTCGTTCACAACGGCATCATCGAGAATTTTTCCGAGTTGAAGGACGAACTGGCCGAGGCCGGGGCCGAATTCCAGACCGAGACCGACACGGAAGTCGTCGCGCAGCTCTTGGCGAGATTTCGTCGGGACGGTATGGGTCGGCGCGAGGCGATGCATGCGATGCTGAAGCGGGTGCGGGGCGCCTATGCCCTTGCCGTTCTCTTCCAGGACGATCCGTCGACCATCATGGCGGCCCGCAACGGTCCGCCGCTAGCGATCGGCCACGGCAATGGCGAGATGTTCCTGGGCTCCGACGCCATTGCGCTGGCGCCCTTCACCAACGAAATCACCTATCTCGTCGACGGTGACTGGGCGGTGATCGGCAAGTCCGGCGTCCATATCTTCGACATGGATGGCAAGGTCATCACCCGCCCGCGCCAGGTATCCACGGCTGCGGCCTACATGGTCGACAAAGGCAACCATCGCCATTTCATGGAGAAGGAAATCTACGAGCAGCCGGAGGTCATCTCCCACGCCCTCAGCCACTACATCAACTTCATCGACCATCGGGTGCTGCCGGTTTCGGACGCGATCGACTTCGCCAAGGTGCCGAGCCTTGCCATCTCCGCCTGCGGCACCGCCTATCTGGCCGGGCTGATCGGCAAATACTGGTTTGAGCGCTATGCGCGCTTGCCGGTCGAAATCGATGTCGCTTCCGAATTCCGCTACCGCGAAATCCCGCTCTCGCCGCAATCGGCGGCTCTGTTCATCTCGCAATCCGGCGAGACCGCCGATACGCTGGCTTCCCTGCGTTACTGCAAGGAACACGGCTTGAAGATCGGCGCCGTCGTCAACACGCGCGAATCGACAATAGCGCGTGAGTCCGACGCCGTTTTCCCGATTCTTGCCGGTCCTGAGATCGGCGTGGCGTCGACCAAGGCGTTCACCTGCCAGCTCGCCGTCCTGGCTGCGCTCGCGGTCGGCGCCGGCAGGGCCCGCGGCACCGTCAGCGAAGAGGAAGAACAGGCGCTGGTGAGAAGCCTTGCCGAAATGCCGCGTGTGATGGGGCAGGTGCTCAACAGCATCCAGCCGAAGATCGAATTCCTGGCGCGCGAATTGTCGAAGTGCCGCGACGTGCTTTACCTCGGCCGTGGCACGAGCTTTCCGCTCGCCATGGAAGGCGCCCTGAAGCTCAAGGAAATTTCCTACATCCACGCGGAAGGCTATGCCGCGGGCGAATTGAAACACGGTCCGATCGCGCTCATCGACGAGAACATGCCGGTCATCGTGATTGCGCCGCATGACCGGTTCTTCGACAAGACCGTCTCCAACATGCAGGAAGTCGCGGCCCGCGGCGGACGGATCATCCTGATCACCGACGAGAAGGGCGCCGCCGCGTCGAAGCTCGATACCATGCACACGATCGTGCTTCCGAACGTCGACGAGATCGTCGCGCCGATGATCTTCTCGCTGCCGGTGCAACTGCTCGCCTATCATACGGCGGTCTTCATGGGCACCGACGTCGATCAGCCGCGCAACCTGGCCAAGTCGGTCACCGTCGAATGA
- a CDS encoding GNAT family N-acetyltransferase, whose product MIIRPETAGDHAGIHSVTAAAFAGQPYSDQTEPLIIDRLRVAGALTLSLVAVEGEEVIGHIAFSPVTITPVAAGWYGLGPVAVGPDRQGRGIGSALVREGLEKLRELGAAGCVLAGNPAFYQRFGFRNDPALVFPGCAPQYFMVLALSEARVSGTVAYHPAFFGPV is encoded by the coding sequence ATGATCATCCGGCCGGAAACCGCTGGCGATCACGCAGGGATTCACAGCGTGACGGCGGCTGCTTTCGCGGGACAACCCTACAGCGACCAGACCGAGCCGCTGATCATCGATCGCCTGCGCGTGGCCGGAGCCCTCACGCTCTCCCTCGTCGCCGTCGAGGGGGAAGAGGTGATCGGCCACATCGCCTTCTCGCCGGTGACGATAACCCCCGTTGCCGCGGGCTGGTATGGGCTCGGTCCCGTCGCCGTGGGTCCGGACAGACAGGGTCGGGGCATCGGCAGCGCACTGGTTCGGGAAGGCCTTGAAAAGTTGCGCGAGCTTGGTGCGGCCGGCTGTGTCCTGGCCGGCAATCCGGCCTTCTACCAAAGATTCGGTTTCCGCAACGATCCGGCTCTTGTCTTTCCCGGTTGTGCGCCGCAATATTTCATGGTTCTGGCCTTGTCGGAAGCGCGGGTTTCCGGCACGGTCGCCTATCATCCGGCGTTTTTCGGGCCGGTGTGA
- a CDS encoding DUF502 domain-containing protein translates to MTDGSSKSGIIAARLRNYFLTGLIICAPVAITVWLVRSFIEWADSWVKPYLPSFYNPDTYSPVAIPGFGLLVAIVVITLVGFLTASIIGRSIINFGESLLNRTPLVRTIYKSLKQIFQTVLQDQSSSFKKAGLIEYPSPGLWSLVFIATDAKGEIAAKFDERGMDMVAVFLPPTPLPTAGFLLFVPRDKIVPLQMSAEDAAKLLISGGLVTPDHKPIANAPPRTITQQKRA, encoded by the coding sequence ATGACGGACGGTTCTTCCAAAAGCGGCATCATCGCAGCCCGGCTGCGCAACTACTTTCTCACGGGCCTGATCATCTGTGCCCCCGTGGCCATCACGGTCTGGCTGGTTCGCTCTTTCATCGAATGGGCGGATAGCTGGGTGAAGCCTTACCTGCCGAGCTTCTATAACCCCGACACCTATTCGCCGGTGGCCATCCCGGGATTCGGCCTCCTCGTCGCAATCGTCGTCATCACGCTCGTCGGTTTTCTGACGGCGAGCATCATCGGGCGATCGATCATCAACTTCGGCGAGTCGCTGCTCAACCGGACGCCGCTGGTGCGGACGATCTACAAATCGCTGAAGCAGATCTTCCAGACGGTGCTGCAGGACCAATCCTCGTCCTTCAAGAAGGCCGGGCTGATCGAATATCCGAGCCCCGGGCTTTGGTCGCTGGTCTTCATCGCGACCGATGCGAAGGGCGAGATCGCCGCGAAGTTCGACGAGCGCGGCATGGATATGGTGGCTGTGTTCCTGCCGCCGACGCCGTTGCCGACGGCCGGATTCCTGCTGTTCGTGCCGCGCGACAAGATCGTCCCGTTGCAGATGAGCGCCGAGGATGCGGCCAAGCTGCTGATCTCCGGCGGCCTCGTTACGCCGGATCACAAGCCGATCGCCAATGCACCACCGCGCACGATCACGCAGCAGAAAAGGGCCTGA
- the recG gene encoding ATP-dependent DNA helicase RecG, with product MRPALLDPLFAPLDSLPGIGPRTGELYARLLGRESIDDCRVIDLVFHAPHSLIDRRQQPGIANAPQGSIVTITGRVDRHQPSPRGRPNVPYRVFLHDDTGELALTFFRVKGNWLEKALPIDETVIVSGKVDWFNGRASMVHPDYMVRAAEAESLPLVEPVYGLTAGLTLRPLRKSIEAAVARVPDLPEWLDQTLQRQQGFASARECFHRLHEPRDETDIAPQAPARRRLAYDEFLAGQLSLSLVRQRLRKVAGTPVHATGKLSGPVIAALPFSLTASQSAAVGDILADMSGTERMLRLLQGDVGSGKTAIALMSMLAAIESGGQAVLMAPTEILARQHHATLQKMAAPAGVTIDVLTGRTKGKERDAILERIASGETQMVIGTHALFQDAVNYRQLVLAVVDEQHRFGVHQRLRLTAKGISPHMLVMTATPIPRTLVLAAFGDMDVSKLTEKPAGRKPIQTVTVPTERTDEIVDRLDAALSQGKKAYWICPLVEESEETDTMSADERYQRLVQRFGQDVGLVHGRMPGPEKDAVMLAFKNGEIRVLVATTVVEVGVDVPDATIMVIEHAERFGLAQLHQLRGRVGRGDEASTCILLYKGPLSEAGRARLSILRETEDGFVIAEEDLKLRGEGELLGTRQSGTPGFRIASLEAHADLLEIARKDAAYLIERDPDLTTERGQALRTLLYLHRRDEAIRFLRAG from the coding sequence ATGCGCCCTGCCCTGCTCGATCCGCTGTTTGCTCCCCTCGATAGCCTGCCCGGCATCGGCCCCAGGACCGGCGAGCTATACGCCCGCCTGCTCGGACGCGAGTCGATCGACGACTGCCGCGTGATCGATCTGGTGTTTCACGCGCCCCATTCGCTGATCGACCGACGCCAGCAGCCCGGCATCGCCAACGCGCCGCAGGGCTCGATCGTCACCATCACCGGCCGTGTCGACCGGCACCAGCCGTCACCACGCGGCCGACCGAATGTGCCCTACCGCGTCTTCCTGCACGACGACACCGGCGAGTTGGCGCTGACCTTCTTCCGGGTCAAGGGAAACTGGCTGGAAAAGGCGCTGCCGATCGACGAGACCGTCATCGTCAGCGGCAAGGTGGACTGGTTCAACGGACGCGCCTCGATGGTGCATCCGGACTATATGGTTCGCGCGGCGGAAGCCGAAAGCCTGCCGCTCGTCGAACCGGTCTACGGCCTGACCGCGGGCCTCACACTGCGGCCGCTGCGCAAATCGATCGAGGCGGCGGTGGCGCGGGTCCCCGATCTTCCCGAATGGCTGGACCAGACGCTGCAGCGTCAGCAAGGCTTTGCGAGCGCCAGGGAGTGTTTTCATCGCCTGCACGAACCGCGCGACGAAACCGATATCGCTCCGCAGGCCCCGGCGCGCCGGCGGCTCGCCTATGACGAATTTCTCGCCGGCCAGCTTTCGCTGTCTTTGGTGCGCCAGCGCTTACGCAAGGTCGCCGGGACGCCGGTTCACGCGACAGGCAAGCTGAGTGGACCGGTCATCGCCGCCCTGCCCTTCTCGCTCACGGCCAGCCAGTCGGCCGCCGTCGGGGACATTCTTGCCGACATGTCCGGCACCGAACGCATGCTGCGTCTGTTGCAGGGCGACGTCGGCTCCGGCAAGACGGCCATAGCGTTGATGTCGATGCTTGCCGCCATCGAATCCGGCGGCCAAGCCGTGCTGATGGCGCCAACCGAGATTCTCGCAAGGCAGCACCACGCGACGCTTCAGAAGATGGCGGCGCCGGCAGGCGTCACGATCGACGTATTGACCGGCAGGACTAAGGGTAAGGAGCGCGACGCAATCCTCGAGCGCATCGCCTCAGGCGAGACGCAGATGGTCATCGGCACTCACGCCCTCTTCCAGGATGCGGTCAACTACCGGCAGCTCGTGCTTGCCGTCGTCGACGAACAGCATCGCTTCGGCGTCCACCAGCGTCTGCGGCTCACCGCCAAGGGCATTTCCCCGCACATGCTGGTCATGACGGCGACGCCGATCCCGCGCACCCTGGTGCTGGCCGCCTTCGGCGACATGGACGTCTCGAAGCTGACGGAAAAACCGGCCGGGCGAAAGCCGATCCAGACCGTCACCGTTCCGACCGAGCGTACCGACGAAATCGTCGACCGGCTCGATGCAGCTCTCAGTCAGGGCAAGAAGGCCTACTGGATCTGCCCGCTGGTCGAGGAATCCGAAGAAACCGACACGATGTCGGCCGACGAGCGCTACCAGCGCCTGGTGCAGCGTTTCGGCCAGGACGTCGGACTCGTTCATGGCCGCATGCCAGGGCCGGAAAAGGACGCAGTGATGCTCGCCTTCAAGAACGGCGAAATTCGCGTGCTGGTGGCGACGACGGTGGTGGAGGTTGGCGTCGATGTTCCCGATGCGACGATCATGGTGATCGAGCATGCCGAGCGCTTCGGGCTCGCGCAGCTGCACCAGTTGCGCGGCCGCGTCGGGCGCGGCGACGAGGCCTCGACCTGCATCCTGCTATACAAGGGACCGCTGAGCGAGGCCGGCCGGGCGCGCCTTTCGATCCTGCGCGAGACCGAGGACGGCTTCGTGATCGCCGAAGAGGACCTGAAACTGCGCGGCGAAGGCGAACTGCTCGGCACGCGGCAATCCGGCACGCCCGGATTTCGCATCGCCAGTCTCGAGGCGCATGCGGATCTTCTGGAGATCGCCCGCAAAGACGCCGCCTATCTCATCGAGCGCGATCCGGACTTGACGACGGAGCGCGGCCAAGCCCTGAGGACCTTGCTCTATCTTCACCGGCGAGACGAAGCGATTCGTTTCCTGCGGGCCGGCTAG
- a CDS encoding succinate dehydrogenase assembly factor 2, with product MTGISRTSADLDPRRRRILFRAWHRGIREMDLILGQFAEAELATLSDRELDELETIMREEDNDLVRWITGEKPLPGRYATALFARIAAYRPDFDPVQQEAE from the coding sequence ATGACCGGCATTTCGCGCACGAGCGCCGATCTTGATCCGCGCCGGCGCCGGATACTCTTCCGCGCCTGGCATCGCGGCATTCGTGAGATGGACCTGATTCTCGGGCAATTCGCCGAGGCGGAGCTCGCCACCCTTTCCGATAGGGAACTGGATGAGCTGGAAACGATCATGCGCGAGGAAGACAACGACCTCGTTCGCTGGATCACCGGCGAAAAGCCGCTGCCAGGGCGCTATGCGACGGCGCTGTTTGCGCGCATAGCCGCCTACCGCCCGGATTTCGACCCCGTTCAGCAAGAGGCGGAATGA